A window of the Narcine bancroftii isolate sNarBan1 chromosome 4, sNarBan1.hap1, whole genome shotgun sequence genome harbors these coding sequences:
- the stx11a gene encoding syntaxin-11a has translation MKDRLEELIELSKLYQQPTEAHDNIDAPQESFVFECDFILQNLYKVSHQIREENGRLKVDIKRLGKQNNRFLTSMRRFSSIKRDSSSIAKAIKSQGEKIQQRLQNLNNDIGEITDTHGPNAAIVRIAKAQHYTLLHAFHNAMLEYNTEEMRQRENCKTRIQRQLEIMGKDVSSYEMEEMIEQGKWDVFSENLLSEVRGARTVLSEIEQRHQELLKLESRVRDIHDLFLQMALLVEQQSGTLNNIEANVQQVQDYVGSARTQLTKAVELKRKNICRQIFCCCGCCP, from the coding sequence ATGAAGGACAGACTCGAGGAATTAATAGAACTTTCAAAACTTTATCAACAGCCGACAGAGGCTCATGATAACATTGATGCTCCTCAGGAGAGCTTCGTGTTTGAATGCGACTTCATTTTGCAGAACCTTTATAAGGTATCGCACCAGATTAGGGAGGAAAATGGGCGTCTGAAAGTGGACATCAAGCGCTTGGGAAAGCAGAATAACCGCTTCCTGACCTCAATGAGACGTTTCAGCAGCATTAAGAGGGATTcaagttctattgctaaagccatAAAAAGCCAAGGTGAGAAGATTCAGCAAAGATTGCAGAACCTGAACAACGACATAGGGGAGATAACGGACACTCATGGGCCTAACGCTGCCATTGTTCGCATTGCTAAGGCACAGCATTATACCCTTCTACATGCCTTCCACAATGCCATGTTGGAGTACAACACAGAGGAGATGAGGCAGCGGGAAAACTGCAAGACCCGGATCCAGCGGCAGCTGGAGATCATGGGAAAGGATGTGTCCAGTTATGAGATGGAGGAAATGATCGAACAGGGCAAGTGGGATGTTTTCTCCGAGAACCTGCTGAGTGAAGTGCGAGGGGCACGAACTGTGCTGTCAGAAATTGAGCAGCGCCACCAAGAGCTGTTGAAGCTAGAGTCCAGAGTCCGGGACATCCATGATCTGTTCTTACAGATGGCTTTGCTGGTGGAGCAACAGTCTGGGACTTTGAACAACATCGAGGCGAATGTACAACAGGTTCAAGACTATGTTGGCAGTGCCAGGACTCAACTAACAAAGGCAGTAGAGCTCAAAAGGAAAAACATTTGTCGACAGATCTTCTGCTGCTGCGGTTGCTGTCCCTGA